Genomic segment of Arctopsyche grandis isolate Sample6627 chromosome 11, ASM5162203v2, whole genome shotgun sequence:
ATTTATAAGCGATTTCAATTATCGACTCATTCAAAAGTAGTTTATTTGTCGATTCAACATAACTTTACCGCTATCCTTGTTTGAAcattcaatataattaaaatcatcaaagtaaataaaacaatatataatatcaaaaagatttcaatacaAAACACTCATtggtatatataggtataataaaataacatatgtataaacggTAACTGTGCCACTTTGcaattattgtattgtacattaaaaacattaaacGACCTTAAGGGCgtaaacacactgagtggtatgggacgtaaTGTGTTCTTGGCTTTGCGTTGTGCACGTGCAGAATTGAATATGTTTGGAAAGTCGCACGTGTATAttcaaccgacaagtttctcctacatttcttcaaatatgggattcaccgttatcgatcactgtcaagcaagcataaaatatcaccgaaaacactccgggGGGTgttttttgggactgtgtaccgtAAATATGGGTTAGGGGTGTGGCGTTTTTTCTCATGTTTCAAAGtatcttacaaaaaaaacacgtaccacgttccactcagtgtgttttcgccctaacacGCAACTACTGAAACGTCAGGATAGTTAATCGTCTCGAAAGACTAAGCAAGATTATCACAAAACAACACAAATCATTTGGCAAGGACTCCGAACTCCTTGACTTTGATCATGTCGCACGTCAGCTCGAACAGTTTCTTCTGGGCGTTTTCGTCCTTGGAGTAAGGACTAGACACACCCTGACGACAGTTGCTCACGTAGAGCCCACCCTTGTCCTCCAACCTGGGCGAGAGACACGTGTGCACCACAGGAATGGACCCCTGTTTTGGAGACTTGAAGAACAGCCTCTGTAACCAGGACGCGTACTTTCCAATCGGCGAGTCTTTGAAGAGGTCCGTGTTGACGATGCCTGGATGTACCGAATAGCAGCGAACTTTGGCATTTTCAGATTCCAATTTGTTGTTCAAATATCTCGAGAACATGACCTGGAAACCATAGTGCAATAAATCAGTATTGAATTTCCAACATTAAGCCTCGTACAGTTcgaacattatatgtatgtatagagaaaATCGGCAAAAAGGTCGTCTATAAATGACGTCACATTTAGTGAAGGACTAATAATAATGCTATGATTTGTAACGAAGAAGATAAAAGGTTGTATAATATGTGACGTCacgaaactaaaaaataaatattaaagtggGTTTTCAAAAACGTGACCTTAAATAAAAACGTTTGAAAATGGAAGGGAAGGGTTCAGAAATACCTATGTAAAATCTGTTTCGTAATTTATAGATGACCtttctttgatttatgtaaaattcctTTGACAACTTCCTCAACAACTACCAAATGTTTTGTCATTAAAATTCTGACCGTTTTTATATactcatcatcattatcatttacagccattcgccatccattaCTGAATAATTTGCCTCTCTAACACACTttcattcgtctttgttttgagcaaactctcatccatctcatcccattatttattttctaatttcattcacccaTCTTCTTTGTGGTCTTCTTTGCACCCTTtgacattctcttgggtaccatttgatGACTTCTTTCGTCGATTTTTATTGCCACTGCCATTTCTCTTTATTCTCTacattatatcaactacccttgtcgtaCTTCTCGccaacatacatttatttttttttatttattttttttatacatattccgTTTACTAtgtttcctcgttatgccgaacatgcaacgttccatacttattttagTGCATTGACTTTATGCAGCTTGAGGTTCATCATACCAAAAAGAACAAAAGTAATTTGCCTATGTAAATTTAAACCTACACAATATGTATTTAGTTTTAAAGTTCTGCAAATTTTtgaaccaaattcaattgactttaaattaaatgaattttttaattatttacttttttttcataatgatttattttcaaatgaagTCAATTTTTCTATATAGAGCATTAAAGCGCCGATATACAAAATCATACGGCACAGCATACTAGGTAGAATCCAACTGCGAATGGGCGTGTCTtatatcattgttaattcgtgcgttattattatttctctATAACaggtttctcttacatttctttaaatatggaaaTCGCCGTAATCGATGACTGTCAAATCtttgtcaatacaaggaaaatgtatcactgaaaacactcctggggagtgagttttggcctggcatagatcaggcgtgctagagctttttttgcatgtgcaaaaccgattctgtgtgtctgcccCTTAacgatatatgaaataaaacgaGCACGTATTTTACACCACGCACTACTTGAGTGAAATTTCTTTACAGAAAAACTACATCAACACTAAAGTATTAGGTTTATGAGAAGGCGAGTAGTTTTGTGCGATGTTTCAGCGTTGCAACGTTTCGTAACGCGTTCAGGCGCATAAAATCAATTCACTCTACAGTGCGCTAAGAAAGTTTCACTTTCGAAAATATCAGTAATACATATTGatactttatatttatgtatataaagtgaaaagatCTGATCGATAAAGGATAACAATACAAATTTCAACACTTTTGAATGCAATAGAGTTTTTGAcgaagttaaaaataaaatttattttacaatatgtatgccaacttcatacatacatacgatgcaAACAAACACTCGATATGTACTGTATTTTACGCGAAtgtgtgaaaattttatttaattttcccgCTACGTTCCCATTAGCGCGACGAAGATGTGTTTACTTACTTATAAATCGAATCCAAACGATAAATAAGTCGTCTTTGTTTACACGAAACGAACATAACCAGCCATGACTAAAGCCTTGACTTTACATttgcataaaaaaatcattcgaaaACGTAACGAATCCTGCTCTCAAAGAATGTCTTTTGATATTCTCACCACGTGTTCGAATTTCGTCTGCTCAGtgccttttttatttacatCGAACTTTTcgtcaatttgttttttataaatttaataaactttgATCGATAATCTTTAAATTGGTTTTTCATatctattcattttttttagaacTAAAAGTGAATGTTTTTCCAGATCGAAGGTTGATAACAGCGCATGTAAATTTTAGATaattgaaatacaatatatCTTATCTTCTTTTAgtataattcattaaaaaaaaaagaaaaaaaaatacatgaccTTGCTATTTcataaaacaatacataaagTAGATTTCAcgtcaaaatataaacaaatttatcATAAACTGTCAAACAAAGTGATACGTTATCTATTTTATGatgatattcaatataaaatcaaaacattacatatgttATTACCGTATTCATTTTAAAACTGAAATTTAGGTGACATGCGATTTTTATCTGAAAATTGTTTGAATTACATATTGTAATTCAAATTATGtatcttatttattataaatcttAATATCATTCCGAAAATCACGCATAGTTTAATCTTTCTGCGATTAGCTCTTAATTAGGGATTGCATATCGAGAGTACTGATACCGGTAAAATCGGTATTTGACTTAAAATAAGCCTTTGGTAATAccggtattaaaaataataaataccgaaagtatcgattttttcaaattcgtacattttatttgacGAAAACGATCGAtgcgtgtatattttgcatacgcgatattgagcgagttattattttataaattgttttaatttttactgcTTTGTGATACATGGACAGGGACTATTTTTCTAATTagtgtattgaaaaaatatttaatttgtctTTCAACAACAAGTAATTCCCCAGGTTGACTCTTCGTTTGCATCTCCAGTGGGGAATGATTGGGTGTTTGAAGTcggaattgcaaaaaaaaaactaaaatcacTAATTTCTACTAAAAAGTATAATACTTTATACCTGGGACGTACCTACTTCACAGTTTTGTACCCGAATATCCTGTATTTCAATGTTTGGATTttacgtgaaaaatgcaagcggTGCTCGGGATATCGGaaacaatgtttttttattaaaaaaaataccggtagtaccggtatcgttcttttttatttcaataataccGGTATCGGAAATTCGGTATTTTTGCGATCCtacttgtaatatttgtaaatatgtagatataaaaaaattacaaaatagttTAATATCTGGATGTGACTATGATGTTTGAAACCAAACATTACAGTCTATAATCAAACATAATATCTACGTTTCACGCCAATTACAGAGTGTAATTGCATTTGAACGTGTCTGTTTCCATATAAAACAAACAGCATTTCACTATAATATGCATACGTATTAAAATACCCGGATCTGCCCGGGACAATCTATCAATGTCCGGCTCATAGAGGCATGACATTTAGCGAACATCACCACGTATTGATCATAACGTCAATGCATAATACTTTCTTCGGATATTGTCGCGTCATCATAATCAGCTTTCACTTCTTCCGgaccaaacaaacaaatatacatacataccgtaAGAAAATTAACGAAGGTTACATCACCTGAGCCAATTTGGATTGGGAGTAGGCAGCAGACGTGACGTAGTCCAGCTTCATGTTGATATCATCGAAAAAGATCTCGCCAGGGAGATGAGCGCAGGAAGACACGTTAACTACCCTGGAACAGGTTTCACCCTCCTCCCCGGCCCTCTTCAGATTGGGCAACAACAGGTGGGTCAGGTAGAAGTGACCCAAGTAGTTAGTAGCGAACTGGGACTCGTACCCTTCCTCGGTGAGTTTGAAATCGCCGAACATGATTCCAGCGTTGTTTATCAGATAGTCAACTTTGGGGTACTTGTCTTTGACGGCCTCCACGAACTTCTCCACGGATTTCAACAAGGACACGTCCAGCTGGTAGGCGTCTATGTTGTTCGGCAGTCCTTGTTTGACCAGCTCCTGAGCTATTTTGAGGGCTGCTTCTGGTTTCCTGACACCCATGACTACCGTCATGTCGTTTTCTAGTAAGATTTTGACTATTTCCAAGCCGATTCCTCTGGCTCCTCCCGTGATGACGACCACCTTGCCCTTCTGGGACGGGAACTGCTCCAAGCAGTTCTTGCGTCGCATCAAGTGGTCCTCTGTGAGTCCTCGCACTCCCACGACTTGCATCTGGAACTCGTACTTGATCTCCTTCAGCACGTGTGCTATGGTCTTCTTGGAGTTGAACATGATGAAGCAGAGCGCCGTGGCTGCTGCTATGGAGACGAACGCGACAATCATGTTTGGCGGGCGATGGGCTTATGATAGTCTGTCTAGCTGTTTGACCAGTCTCTGAATGGAAGTGATGGGTATGAAGAGGGGGTTTGGTACAGCAAGTAACTTTCTTAGCACTTTCTCCACGTTGGTCGTGAAAATGATCCGGTTGCTTGCTCAACTGCCTGCGAACAATACGGGTGCgttgttgttattgttattgCAACGCTCTTGGCGATTATTTGGTATTTGTTACAGTTGGGGACTTACTTAACTTTGTCCTCTCTTTCGGGAGGGGGTTGTGTCAAACAATTCGTGTGGTGaaatttagaaatttttttACGATTCGCGTGTAATAGCTATGGCGGATTTACATCGACGGACACGAAACAGATTTAAGGTTGGTTGGATTCGTATGTGTATGGCTTTTTAATCGCTGAGACTTCTGTGACATAAGACTGAGATATGAGTGTGTAGGtgtgtagcatatttataataatcaacaaattcgagatgctagaaACGGTTGCCAATTatatggaaccgtttcaactttGAATTCAgatcaaacttggatatttgagactccaagtcgatcgtttcctatcagagtttgccaatttatctgatttcatagtTGAAGcgtttcctccatcaaattggcaaaaacaatcctaccccctatgtcaccactatttgaatatgattaaaaaaaaaaaagtattatctataacatatttagatgtctcgctaattttcttatatacatgtatgtatgtacgtatgtatatatatagtatttgtattatgcttttatatctggtcacagtgacgcgttaagAGTATTATGTAatgtcagtaataaaataaaaataaaataaaatattgctccgtatcgtcgcgctctttgatgtattatatatttaagcgGATTTTTCCTTGCACTGGTCCAAAACAAGTATTAACGTACCCAAACGGCAGTttggtataatatgaatattttatagacATGAAccatgcaaaaaataatttttaaaaatgaactcgtaatatttaataataagttaGAGctcgtaatatatttaataataagttaTACCGGCAGGGATGATGGCTTTGTGTGAGGTTTTAGTACGGAACAAATAATACATACCTGCCAGTTCAcaagacatacatatttgaactgACGAATTGCATTAAAAAAGAAGATAACGCGACAAATTTATATTGCTTACTTTTTTTTGGattctgtaatttaattttcgtttcatttgtaaacattattttaatgtaagcAAATTCAATGATTCAACTCCAcgatcatatatgtaaatataatacatttcatGGACAGGTATGGAGATACAaatttttaatgtcaaaaaaaacaaattttagaatgccaggacGTTATGCGTTACGcgatacgttatgcatagggatatGGCGAGGAAACGCGGGGAAGCGGGTAGCAGAGAAGTGGGTGGGGGTATGGAGCGTctaacatgtgctcctgatattgaacgAGTTGAaacgggtggcgtcagcgtcagatgcgcgggagcgtacacataaacacacatctacgaaaacacacacacatatattcattcatcatttcgacacGGGTGAACTGGGAGCGTTTTAATACGTGCgcatgcctataaattaccttacactatattgtatatatacactaactgaacccggcatgcgttgcaatgccacaataacgcatgcaattcccgttcccgtttcaagtgatggttagaGTTCAACTcctgtctcttcaaagccgtgtcatcATTACGgatcggaccggaagcgtgccgttcattgttaattgttcgctgtgctttgtccaattttatgaagaacttTTTTTATGCACTCtaactttgtaaatagacctaaaacgccctgattcctggaaaaaacaCGCGTCCTATTCGCACTTTAgtcatcataaaccaactggtaacgtggttaccaacgaacacaatggcgcttcaaactttcgcgtcggtaaaatcgtaattacaaatattattattaagaggttttttcccggtttttttttcacagtaagctgttttttttttcacagtaaaaaaaattcttttaagtTGATTTTATCGTTCAATATcggttatattgtaatatgtaattgattaaaaaaaatatatttttcttgacttagaccactttcataattatgggcacatatgtatatagatataattttattttaattcgtgtatcaattcctttccaaagccacccgttgaaatcaacgttcacaacactagtttaaatATAATCAGAAATTGAAactagattatatatgtatgtaatatgtaatatcaaaatattataaagatttaaaaaaacatatgaaaaacgatttttaattgtttcttcCTTCAGCcgacatttatacatataaatattatgataattatacataattataataattatgcaTCATTTATCCAAGACAATTGTCGTTCAAAATACTTCAGACTCATTAGAAGCCTTTTGTAATTTGACATTTTATATAACAATCCGAAATTTCATACTCTTTAAACACTATGATTAAAATATACTTTCATTTTTTGCAACAAAATGActtgttttattattacaaacaaaaataccACTTTAGTACATCATGGTCATTAATGCAAGTTGAGATATTACACATGGAACCTTCTACATCCCACGAAAAATCAGCAGTATCCTCTATTTACTTAAGTATAATGATATCTCATTAATCTGAGAACTCCCGTGTACAAATTTGCATAAGAAATTGAGGAAAACACTTCTCGAAATGAatcattaattacaaaaaaaaataataaaaaaccgtttcgttttattttcagAGGTGTCTTTCCTTGGAAGAGCAACGGTTTGTCGAACGCCGAGTGCAAATCTGAAACGTCGAACGAGTCCATCCCTACGAACGGCGCTGGCTCATCGTGGAAGATCCTCGTCGGCAGGTCCAACTCGGTCGGCTGCTCGTCCATCGACTCGCTCAGCATCGACACGCCGGCCTCATCCGGGGCGAGCACTCCGCTGCACCACAAGCGGCAGGGTAGCAATGCCAGTGCCGGAGAGATCAAACAGTTTGAAGATCTGGTCGCGAGCTCCGTCGCTCTCATACAACATGATAGGTGCATACTTATGTAGAAAGAGTCAACTGACACGTTTCAGAATTGTCTCATGTATGAAAGATGGTTGTTAAATAAGATGGTTTTTAACTCTTTGCACTCGAATGCCGCCATAGCGGAGGCATTGAGGTTTGCTGTATAACTCGAATGCCACCACTGCGGCAACATTCAAGCATATTATGTTAGTTTCATTTATACTGTCATTGGTTACTCTAAATCTTTGAATTTCCATCATATAACAAAGATAATTTTAGCATAAATGCATAATAATAAGTTAATAATTCGTATAAGTATAAAACTTGTTGTCACTAAGTGCAgttttgcaacattttacgaatcatacaatttgaaatttgaatccaTGCCACTCGCCATCAATACACACAGTGTTACAGGCATTAGGTTATTTGTTTTGTCTTTCGAACGCTCTACTGGCAAGAAATTGTCATTACTTCAAGCAGACACATGGCTATGctataaatattttctatattgattaattatttaaaaaaataataatttgaaaactattttttatggCCATTCTATTAACCATTTGTATATGCTTTCGTCAATGAAatcaaaagtatttttaatatgtatttttacttaaaagcattaaaaaaaaaagttacggtattaagagggctgaacaccagcgccttgtccatacaaacgtattagacttctcccttcctcaattatggcactagagaaattattttttaatatgctatggatatccaccataagaatgtttctgtggttttattttttttgattagttattttttataggagctaggagccacctataaaatcgcctcacgggtttctggaaacccgttgttaaaaatcaaaagtttccggaaacccgttagaaatctaaaaattcatataatttttgtcaaaaattatacgaatcttgaaaattgttttcaacGGATACAACTTCGTGATCGCAGTCGATTTCATAGCAGGTAAAGAGAAAATACCttttttcgaaatatatatattatatatacataaattgaaaaaaattggaaacccctTGTTCCAAAATTAGGGTGTCACCACTGGGTCCAGCCCTTTTAACACCTAAAATATCTTCGAGTGGAAAAGGTTAAAGAATttccaaaaacatattaaacCATTTTGTTGTGTGCGGCGCCATTTTGAATT
This window contains:
- the LOC143919338 gene encoding polyprenol dehydrogenase-like, whose translation is MIVAFVSIAAATALCFIMFNSKKTIAHVLKEIKYEFQMQVVGVRGLTEDHLMRRKNCLEQFPSQKGKVVVITGGARGIGLEIVKILLENDMTVVMGVRKPEAALKIAQELVKQGLPNNIDAYQLDVSLLKSVEKFVEAVKDKYPKVDYLINNAGIMFGDFKLTEEGYESQFATNYLGHFYLTHLLLPNLKRAGEEGETCSRVVNVSSCAHLPGEIFFDDINMKLDYVTSAAYSQSKLAQVMFSRYLNNKLESENAKVRCYSVHPGIVNTDLFKDSPIGKYASWLQRLFFKSPKQGSIPVVHTCLSPRLEDKGGLYVSNCRQGVSSPYSKDENAQKKLFELTCDMIKVKEFGVLAK